From a region of the Bradyrhizobium sp. KBS0727 genome:
- a CDS encoding branched-chain amino acid ABC transporter permease, protein MSALTDDTLPVTPRALRDEMIVFALMAVLLAVVPWTGIYPFFVMQALCFALLACAFNLLIGYGGLLSFGHAMFLGTAGYISAHALKVWGLSPELGILAGTAGAAALGVITGLVAIRRQGIYFSMITLALSQLLYFIYLQTPFTHGEDGIQGIPQGHLFGIFDLSKPTVLYYVVLAGFLIGFLLIYRTINSPFGEVLKAIRENEPRAVSLGYKTDQYKLVAYILSGTIAGFAGSLKVFVAQNASLTDVHWSMSGEIVLMTLVGGLGTVFGPVVGAFVIIAMQQYLAGFGQWVTVIQGVIFVACVLTFRRGVIGEIAHYFRRSL, encoded by the coding sequence ATGAGCGCATTGACTGACGACACTCTTCCGGTAACGCCGCGCGCGCTGCGCGACGAGATGATCGTGTTCGCCTTGATGGCGGTGCTGCTGGCTGTCGTGCCCTGGACCGGTATCTACCCGTTCTTCGTGATGCAGGCGTTGTGCTTTGCGCTGCTGGCCTGCGCCTTCAACTTGCTGATCGGCTATGGCGGTCTGCTTTCATTCGGCCACGCGATGTTTCTGGGCACCGCGGGCTACATCTCCGCGCATGCGCTGAAGGTCTGGGGGCTGTCCCCCGAACTCGGCATCCTGGCGGGCACCGCCGGTGCGGCCGCGCTCGGCGTCATCACCGGGCTGGTCGCGATCCGTCGCCAGGGCATCTACTTCTCGATGATCACGCTGGCGCTGTCGCAGCTTCTGTATTTCATCTACCTGCAGACGCCGTTCACCCATGGCGAGGACGGCATCCAGGGCATCCCGCAGGGTCATCTGTTCGGGATTTTCGACCTCTCCAAGCCGACGGTGCTCTACTACGTCGTGCTTGCCGGCTTCCTCATCGGCTTCCTGCTGATCTACCGCACCATCAACTCGCCGTTCGGCGAGGTGCTGAAGGCGATCCGCGAGAACGAGCCGCGCGCGGTCTCGTTGGGCTACAAGACCGACCAGTACAAGCTGGTGGCCTATATCCTGTCCGGTACCATCGCCGGCTTCGCCGGTTCGCTGAAGGTGTTCGTGGCGCAGAACGCCTCGCTCACCGACGTGCACTGGTCGATGTCCGGTGAAATCGTGCTGATGACCCTGGTCGGCGGTCTCGGGACGGTATTCGGTCCGGTGGTCGGCGCCTTCGTCATCATCGCCATGCAGCAATATCTGGCAGGTTTCGGCCAGTGGGTGACGGTGATCCAGGGCGTGATCTTCGTGGCCTGCGTGCTGACGTTCCGCCGCGGCGTGATCGGCGAGATCGCGCATTATTTCCGGCGATCGCTCTAA
- the sugE gene encoding quaternary ammonium compound efflux SMR transporter SugE — MAWAVLLAAGLLEIVWAIGLKYTEGFTRLTPSVLTLAAMAGSVLLLGLALKTLPIGTAYAVWTGIGAVGTAILGIFLFGEPASVLRLASIGLIVAGIVGLKLVT, encoded by the coding sequence ATGGCTTGGGCTGTGTTGTTGGCTGCCGGCCTGCTGGAAATCGTCTGGGCCATCGGCCTCAAATATACCGAAGGCTTTACGCGGCTCACCCCGTCTGTCCTGACGCTCGCGGCCATGGCCGGAAGCGTCCTCCTGCTCGGACTGGCGCTGAAGACATTGCCGATCGGAACCGCCTACGCCGTATGGACCGGGATCGGCGCCGTGGGAACAGCGATCCTCGGGATCTTCCTATTCGGCGAACCGGCTTCCGTGCTTCGCTTGGCCAGCATCGGCCTGATCGTGGCCGGCATCGTCGGGCTCAAACTGGTCACCTGA
- a CDS encoding ABC transporter substrate-binding protein, with product MKHRISTLILGTALALAANGSALAQDKTVKVGVLTDNSGLYSDLGGAGSTLAAQMAIEDSGLAAKGWKIDLISADHQNKPDIATTIARQWIDVEKVDILMDVLNSGVALAVNNVVKEKNSIMINTGAATSDLTNAQCSPNTVHWVYDTYMLANSTGQALVKAGADTWFFLTADYAFGAALERDTTAVIVKSGGKVLGTVKHPLNSSDFSSFLLQAQASKAKIVGLANAGGDTTNSIKQASEFGIVAGGQKLAGLLLFITDVHSLGLNVAQGLNFTETFYWDLNDGTRAFSKRFSDRMKNKAQPSMVQAGVYSGLLHYFKSLEAMGGNPHDGIKVVDKMKSLPTDDALFGKGSIRVDGRKIHPAYLFEVKKPSESKGPWDYYKLIGTTPGDQAFRPLSESACPLVERTARRDRAGGFPSASQRD from the coding sequence ATGAAACATCGTATTTCAACTCTCATCCTCGGCACCGCCCTGGCATTGGCCGCGAACGGCAGCGCTCTGGCGCAGGACAAGACCGTCAAGGTCGGTGTCCTCACCGACAATTCCGGGCTTTACTCCGATCTCGGCGGCGCCGGCTCGACGCTGGCGGCCCAGATGGCGATTGAGGATTCCGGGCTTGCCGCAAAGGGCTGGAAGATCGACCTGATCTCCGCCGACCACCAGAATAAGCCCGACATCGCCACCACCATCGCGCGGCAATGGATCGATGTCGAAAAGGTCGACATCCTGATGGACGTGCTCAATTCCGGTGTCGCGCTCGCGGTCAATAACGTCGTGAAGGAGAAGAACTCCATCATGATCAATACCGGCGCCGCGACGTCGGATCTCACCAACGCACAATGTTCGCCGAATACGGTGCACTGGGTTTACGACACCTACATGCTGGCCAACAGCACCGGGCAGGCGCTGGTCAAGGCCGGCGCCGACACCTGGTTCTTCCTGACGGCCGACTACGCCTTCGGCGCGGCGCTGGAGCGCGACACCACCGCCGTGATCGTGAAGTCGGGTGGCAAGGTGCTCGGCACGGTCAAGCATCCGCTCAATTCGTCGGACTTCTCCTCGTTCTTGCTGCAGGCGCAGGCCTCGAAGGCCAAGATCGTCGGGCTTGCGAATGCGGGCGGCGATACCACCAATTCGATCAAGCAGGCGTCCGAATTCGGCATTGTTGCGGGCGGCCAGAAACTCGCCGGGCTGCTGCTGTTCATTACCGACGTGCATTCGCTCGGCCTGAACGTGGCGCAGGGCCTGAACTTCACCGAAACCTTCTACTGGGATCTCAACGACGGGACCCGCGCGTTCTCCAAGCGCTTCTCCGATCGCATGAAGAACAAGGCGCAGCCCTCGATGGTGCAGGCCGGCGTCTATTCGGGCCTGCTGCATTACTTCAAGTCGCTGGAGGCGATGGGCGGCAATCCGCATGATGGCATCAAGGTCGTCGACAAGATGAAATCGCTGCCGACCGACGATGCGCTGTTCGGCAAGGGCTCGATCCGCGTCGATGGCCGCAAGATCCACCCGGCCTATCTGTTCGAGGTCAAGAAGCCTTCCGAATCCAAAGGCCCGTGGGACTATTACAAGCTGATCGGGACCACCCCGGGCGACCAGGCCTTCCGGCCGCTTTCGGAAAGCGCCTGTCCGCTGGTAGAACGAACGGCCCGCCGGGATCGTGCCGGCGGGTTCCCTTCCGCGTCACAACGAGATTGA
- a CDS encoding branched-chain amino acid ABC transporter permease — protein sequence MQALYAQLLVGLINGSFYALLSLGLAVIFGMLNIINFAHGAVYMMGAFVAFFLLNGIDPPTLGSFFTNIWMTLLNLVQWPFVGWKSLPATQTFHVDIGLNYWWALLLAPVIVGLFGMVLERTMLKWITGLDHLYGLLLTFGMALIIQGVFQNYFGSSGLPYAIPDELKGGMNLGFMFLPIYRGWVVIFSLVVCIGTWYLIERTRLGAYLRAATENPTLVRAFGVNVPRMITLTYGLGVGLAALAGVLSAPINQVRPLMGADLIIVVFAVVVIGGMGSIMGSIITGFALGVIEGLTKYFYPEASNTVVFVLMVLVLLVKPTGLTGRAA from the coding sequence ATGCAAGCTCTTTACGCACAGCTTTTGGTAGGACTGATCAACGGATCGTTCTACGCGCTGCTCAGTCTCGGGCTCGCGGTGATCTTCGGCATGCTCAACATCATCAATTTCGCCCATGGCGCGGTTTACATGATGGGCGCGTTTGTCGCGTTCTTTCTGCTGAACGGCATCGACCCTCCGACACTCGGTTCATTTTTTACCAACATCTGGATGACCCTGCTGAACCTTGTGCAGTGGCCGTTCGTGGGATGGAAATCGCTGCCGGCCACACAAACGTTCCACGTCGACATTGGCCTCAATTACTGGTGGGCGCTGTTGTTGGCCCCCGTCATTGTGGGCCTGTTTGGCATGGTGCTCGAGCGAACCATGTTGAAATGGATTACCGGCCTCGACCATCTCTATGGGCTGCTGCTGACGTTCGGCATGGCGCTGATCATTCAGGGCGTGTTCCAGAATTATTTCGGATCCTCGGGTCTGCCTTACGCGATCCCCGATGAACTGAAGGGCGGCATGAATCTGGGATTCATGTTCCTGCCGATTTATCGCGGCTGGGTAGTGATCTTCTCGCTCGTGGTCTGCATTGGGACCTGGTACCTGATCGAGCGGACCCGACTTGGCGCCTATCTGCGCGCGGCGACCGAAAACCCGACTTTGGTGCGCGCGTTCGGCGTCAACGTGCCCCGGATGATCACGCTGACCTACGGGCTCGGCGTCGGCCTCGCGGCACTCGCCGGCGTGTTGTCGGCGCCGATCAACCAGGTCCGGCCGCTGATGGGCGCCGATCTGATCATCGTCGTGTTCGCGGTGGTGGTGATCGGCGGCATGGGGTCCATCATGGGCTCGATCATCACGGGCTTTGCGCTCGGCGTGATCGAAGGACTGACCAAATACTTTTATCCCGAGGCTTCCAACACCGTGGTCTTCGTCCTGATGGTGCTGGTGTTGCTGGTGAAGCCAACGGGACTGACCGGACGGGCGGCCTGA
- a CDS encoding DUF47 domain-containing protein: MMRWFRAFLPKEERFFELFDRHAQTVVQGATALQDMLRGGDETPVFCQRVNQFENEADGITREVLTAVRRTFITPFDRVDIKNLIAAMDDAIDQMQQTAKAVVLFEVRTFEPPMREIGTLLVECANLVGRALPLMQSIGENVAMLTAITEELGKLEGRVDDLHDIGLKELFLKHRTANAMDFVVGAEIYKHLEKVADRFDDVANEINSIVIEQV; the protein is encoded by the coding sequence CTGATGCGCTGGTTTCGTGCTTTCTTGCCCAAGGAAGAGCGGTTTTTCGAGCTGTTTGACCGGCATGCCCAGACGGTCGTGCAGGGGGCAACGGCGTTGCAGGACATGCTGCGCGGCGGCGACGAGACGCCGGTGTTCTGCCAGCGCGTCAACCAGTTCGAGAACGAGGCCGACGGCATCACCCGCGAAGTGCTGACCGCCGTTCGCCGCACCTTCATCACGCCGTTCGACCGCGTCGACATCAAGAACCTGATCGCCGCGATGGACGATGCCATCGACCAGATGCAGCAGACCGCGAAGGCCGTCGTGTTGTTCGAGGTGCGCACCTTCGAGCCGCCGATGCGCGAGATCGGAACGTTGCTCGTCGAGTGCGCCAATCTGGTCGGCCGCGCCTTGCCGCTGATGCAGTCGATCGGCGAAAACGTCGCGATGCTGACCGCGATCACCGAGGAACTCGGCAAGCTGGAAGGCCGCGTCGACGACCTCCACGATATCGGGCTGAAGGAACTGTTCCTCAAGCATCGCACTGCCAACGCCATGGATTTCGTGGTCGGCGCCGAGATCTACAAGCATCTCGAAAAGGTTGCGGACCGCTTCGACGACGTCGCCAATGAGATCAATAGTATCGTGATCGAACAGGTATAG
- a CDS encoding inorganic phosphate transporter, which produces MDATLGLPILTGLIAVALLFDFLNGLHDAANSIATIVSTRVLRPQYAVVWAAFFNFVAFAVFGLHVANTIGTGIIEPSIVDAQVIFGALVGAIVWNLITWALGIPSSSSHALIGGLVGAGMAKAGFSAAVWSGLTKTLLAIVLSPLVGFLLALVLVAIVSWLSVRSTPFAVDRAFRILQFVSASLYSLGHGGNDAQKTMGIIAVLLYSQGHLGDHFEIPFWVVMACQTAMALGTLMGGWRIVRTMGLRITKLTPMQGFCAETGGAATLFMATYLGVPVSTTHTITGAIVGVGAARRVSAVRWNVASSIVYAWVITIPASAIVAALAYWAVTLLR; this is translated from the coding sequence GTGGACGCCACGCTTGGTCTTCCGATTCTGACCGGATTAATCGCGGTCGCGCTGCTGTTCGACTTCCTCAACGGATTGCACGACGCCGCCAATTCGATCGCGACGATCGTGTCGACCCGGGTGCTGCGTCCGCAATATGCGGTGGTCTGGGCCGCGTTCTTCAACTTCGTCGCCTTCGCGGTGTTCGGGCTCCACGTCGCCAATACCATCGGCACCGGAATCATCGAACCGAGCATCGTCGATGCGCAGGTGATCTTCGGCGCGCTGGTGGGCGCGATCGTCTGGAACCTGATCACCTGGGCGCTGGGTATTCCCTCCAGCAGTTCGCACGCCTTGATCGGTGGACTGGTCGGCGCCGGCATGGCGAAGGCGGGTTTCTCGGCCGCCGTCTGGAGCGGACTCACCAAGACGCTGCTGGCGATCGTGCTGTCGCCGCTGGTCGGCTTCCTGCTGGCGCTGGTGCTGGTCGCGATCGTGTCCTGGCTGTCGGTGCGTTCGACGCCGTTTGCGGTCGACCGCGCCTTTCGCATTTTGCAATTCGTCTCAGCCTCGCTCTATTCGCTCGGCCATGGCGGCAACGACGCGCAAAAGACCATGGGCATCATCGCGGTGCTGTTGTATTCGCAGGGCCACCTCGGCGACCATTTCGAGATTCCGTTCTGGGTGGTGATGGCGTGCCAGACCGCGATGGCGCTGGGCACCCTGATGGGCGGCTGGCGGATCGTTCGCACCATGGGATTGCGGATCACCAAGCTGACGCCGATGCAGGGCTTTTGTGCGGAAACCGGCGGTGCGGCGACCCTGTTCATGGCCACCTATCTCGGGGTTCCCGTATCCACTACCCACACCATTACCGGCGCCATCGTCGGCGTCGGCGCGGCGCGGCGGGTTTCGGCGGTGCGCTGGAACGTGGCGAGTTCGATCGTCTATGCCTGGGTGATCACCATTCCGGCCTCCGCCATCGTGGCGGCGCTGGCCTATTGGGCGGTGACGCTGCTGCGCTGA
- a CDS encoding ABC transporter ATP-binding protein produces MTDLKMAEATTKPAGTQVLAVGDLQAWYGESHILHGINFNVNAGEVVTLLGRNGAGKTTTLKSIMGIIGKRTGSIRFDNQEIIRTSSDRIARMGIAFCPEERGIFASLDVRENLLLPPIVRPGGLSLDQIFDLFPNLKERLYSQGTKLSGGEQQMLAIARILRTGARFLMLDEPTEGLAPVIIQQIGHTIARLKSEGFTILLVEQNFRFASTVADRYYIVEHGKVIDGFANSELSANMDKLHTYLGV; encoded by the coding sequence ATGACTGATTTGAAAATGGCCGAAGCCACAACCAAGCCTGCCGGAACGCAGGTTCTCGCCGTCGGGGATCTCCAGGCCTGGTACGGCGAATCTCACATCCTTCACGGCATCAATTTCAACGTGAATGCCGGCGAGGTGGTCACGCTGCTCGGACGCAACGGCGCCGGCAAGACCACGACGCTGAAATCGATCATGGGGATCATCGGCAAGCGCACCGGCTCGATCCGCTTCGACAACCAGGAGATCATCCGCACCTCGTCCGACAGGATTGCACGGATGGGAATTGCCTTCTGCCCGGAGGAGCGGGGCATTTTTGCCAGCCTCGACGTGCGTGAAAACCTTCTGTTGCCGCCGATCGTGCGCCCCGGCGGCCTGTCGCTCGATCAGATCTTCGACCTGTTTCCGAACCTGAAGGAGCGCCTCTACAGCCAGGGCACCAAACTCTCGGGTGGCGAACAGCAGATGCTGGCGATCGCCAGAATCCTGCGCACCGGCGCGCGCTTCCTGATGCTGGACGAGCCGACCGAGGGGCTCGCGCCCGTCATCATCCAGCAGATTGGCCACACCATCGCGCGGCTGAAGTCGGAAGGCTTCACGATCCTGCTGGTTGAACAGAATTTCCGCTTCGCCTCGACCGTTGCCGATCGCTACTACATCGTCGAGCACGGCAAGGTTATCGACGGATTTGCCAATTCCGAGCTGTCAGCCAACATGGACAAGCTTCATACCTATCTCGGCGTCTGA